The Juglans regia cultivar Chandler chromosome 10, Walnut 2.0, whole genome shotgun sequence genome includes the window ACCTCCACAGTCAGCTTCGCACACTTCAGAACTGAAAGATCCTTCTCAGAAAACTGCATGACAAAGAAGGAAgatgagaatgtttgtaaaCCATGTCTTTAGGCTTGTGTTGAATAGATGGTGAAAgcttgaaaaaagttgaaaacagGGCTGCCATCTTGATTCTTGAGTCTTAACACAGGTCGACACGGTTGATGTATAATCAGAGCTTATGACTATGTTGAGTTCTGAGTGTGCACAGACAGTTTAATTCTCAATGCAAAAAGCAATATTGAGACGGTGTCAATGTCAAATGTAGGCTGGTCtggttacacaaaattaaattatctcatctcatttcatcttatcattataattttttcaaactcttacacaaaagataataaacaattcaactttttcaaattccagaacgaaaataatattataataatattttattcaactttcaacaaagcatctcatctcatctaaactgtgtaaccaaacgagactaTTTAATGTACAATTGTGAGTTTATCCTCTGAAGTTACCCGCTCCAGAACAATAGATAAAGGGCTTATCAAGAACAAGATAAGTATTTGAAGGCTTAAAAGTTTTACCGCAGTATcgctttccattttttttttttttttttcattttctagcAAATGGGATTTCTACACTCAACTCCCTTTCCACATACTCCAGCTTCAACTTTAATACGGAAATGTTGCGCAAATTACTTGGTCAAACCCATTTACGGGATAAGGATAATCTGGGGGACGGGTGGTCCACTAAGACGAGAAGAGGGATACAATTGATGTTTTTGCAATCTGAAGTGAGCACAAATAAAAGGTCAATACAAAACACCAAATGTCATAACAAAATGGTATTAGATTGAATGCAGTAAATTATTGGTATAACCTATCTACCTAAAGTTCGACCGTCCATTGGGCATCAACTAATACTGCAAAGGCTGTTTATAATCCGAATGTCTAAGCTATGTTTAACaagtaatataataaaaattaaaaattaaaacataaaaacaaaaaaaaacaatagctaAACTTTAACCTAAAATTGAACTCCGGGCAGGCATCTGAAGATTTGAATAGAGAGATATAATCCAATAGAAATTTGTTAAGGTCCCGTTTATGGCCGAGGCTGAGAAGGAGACCGAAGTGACTTACGGAAGTAAAGATGGGTTCTGTCGAAGTGTTGATGAAGATAGACTTGAACTTGAAGTGTGGATAAGCTGGAACGACGTCGTGCagtgaagatgaagaatgaATCGCACCGTAggaatgtttttattaaatagtGTGGGTGCTGCGCACCGTTTTAAGTGTCGGTTAGTTAATGGGTCTGTAAAACGCAGCGTTTGGAATTGTTCCAAACGGTGCGTTCATCTATCTGTTGCTGTTTTTCATTAGTGGTCTGTCATTTACTTTCATGCAAGGAGAGGTCAAGCTAGTTTAATCTTAATTCTGTTAGGGAAATGGTTTAAGGCAGGGAAGGTAGTGGGAGGTGGTATCGAGAATATTTTCGGGAAGTTGAATTTGTGGAGGTCTGGGAGCCCTCGAAGTACTCCCGTATCAATACTATGGCCTTcggcattttatcaaacatctaGTGTTCATCACCTCCATATCATCTATTTACTACCGATTCATCCATTGTCCTGTTTACATTCTGGAATCCGCAAGTTTACAGCATAATATCGAGCATACAAATAAGTCTATATATTATCCATTTATCCATACACGTCCGCAGCAGTATTTCTCTCCATATACCATTCATCTTAGCAACAGAGCCAATATTGGGTTCTTAACAGTGGTATCAGCAACCAGCAATCCTATGGCCGACAACACACGCTCCAAAAGTCAGCAATATGAGGCCCTCAACCAGCAGGTGCAGGAGATTCAACAGCAGAACATCTATCATCATCAAACAATGCAAGACCTGAAAACAGATATACAGCAATTAAATGACCTGGTACGTACCATTGTCCTAGCCCAAAATACACAAGTTCCCCAAAACAGAGACCATCACCAAGAACACATCCATTTCCAAAATGACCATGACCAACAGGACATCAGAAGGCCAAACCTAAGGGGTGTTAGATTGGATTTTCCCCATTTCCATGGTGATAATGCAGCAGCTTGGCTCTTTAAAGCCAAtcactattttgaatttcatcaaacacctcTACCTCACCGTTTGCTCATGGCTTCCTATTATATGGAGGGAGAGGCTCTTGTGTGGTACCAAGAGGCATTGGAAGGGGGTCAGTTTCGGGATTGGGATACCTTTGCAAGGTCATTACTAATTCGGTTTGGACCATCAGCTTACGATGACCCCATGGAGGCACTTACTCGTTTGAAACAAACAGGTTCTATAGCTGCTTATCAAGCACAGTTTGAGGCCCTTTCTAATCGGTTAAGAGGATTATCCGATGTGCACAAGCTCAGTTGTTTCCTAAGTGGGTTGAAAGATGAGATCCGTCTTCCTATCCGCATGTTCAATCCAGTGAGTTTAAGTGCTGCGTACGCATTGgctaaaatacaagaagaatacATTGCAAGTTCCAGAAAATCCAGCAAGGTGGGGGTAGATAAAATCAGTCCAATGGTAGGAGGAGGTTACAGCCGTGGATCTTACTCGGGTGAAGGAAACAGTTCTAAATGGCAAAAACCATGGGGGGGAGGAACGAAGAAGGTTTCGTCCattcaaatggatgaaaaaagaaaaaaagggttaTGCTATCACTGTGAGGAGAAATGGAGCCCACAGCACATGTGTAAGAACCCTAGAATCTACTTGATGCAAGTGGATGATGAGTTCCCTGAGGCTGGGAAAGAACCACTAGTGGAAGAGGTCACGGAAGACGAAATAGGAGTGGCGGAGACTAATGTGGAAGCACCTGAAATTTCTCTAGCAGCCATGACAGGAACACCCACCATGAGTACCATGCGTTTAATTGGAACTTTGATGGGAGAACCTGTAGTAATCCTAGTGGACTCGGGGAGCTCACACAACTTTGTGGAGTCCACTTTGATAACTAAATTAAAGCTGCCTATTGATACTTCCAGCAACTTGAAGGTAAGGGTGGCTAATGGACAAAGTTTGAGGAGCGAGGGGGTATGCAAGGAAGTGAGATTAAAAGTGCAAGGTATAGTGTTTCAACCTtctcttcatttattaaatCTTGCTGGCTGTGATATTGTATTGGGCATTCAATGGCTGGTTACGTTAGACACTATAACATGGAATTTTGCTAAGTTGTCGATGGGCTTTATATATGGAGGAAAAAGTGTGGAATTGAAGGGGTTGAAACTAAACCCATCTGTGGTAGAAGATGGACACAAGCTGCTCAAGGCCACCACGGCTAAGAGCAGGGGTATTTTGTTACAAATCATGAACCAAGAAGTTAAAGAGCAAAAAGAGGAAGAGTTAGATCCTGAATTTACCAAACTATTGGCTGAGTTGGGAGGGGTTTTTAAGGAGCCGGAGGGGTTACCACCAACCAGGAAATTTGACCATAAAATTGTCCTGAAGGAAGGCACCCAGCCCCTTGCTAATAGACCATATCGATACCCGTATTATCAAAAAACTGAGATAGAAAAGATTGTTGCTGAATTGTTAAAATCTGGGGTTGTTAGACCAAGCATGAGTCCCTTTTCATCTCCCGTTTTATTAGTAAGAAAGGCCGATGGGAGTTGGAGACTTTGTGTGGATTATCGGGCTCTTAATAAAGAAACAGTGAAGGCAAAATTCCCCATTCCTGTGATTGATGAACTGTTGGATGAGTTGGCTGGTTCAGTTGTGTTTTCTAAGCTGGATTTAAGGTCCGGATACCACCAAGTGAGAGTGGCGGTGGAGGATATTCCAAAAACAGCCTTCCAAACACATGAAGGGCATTAcgagttcttggtaatgccttttggtttaactAATGCCCCGGCCACGTTTCAAGGGTTAATGAATGAGGTTTTTAAGCCATTCTTAAGGAAATTCGTGCTGGttttttttgatgatatattggtgTATAGCCGGTCTAGAAATGAACATTTGGACCATTTGAAACAAGTGTTATCATTGCTGAAACAGAATTCATTGTTTGCTAAGAGGTCCAAGTGCAGGTTTGTTGTGGAAGAAATCGAATACTTAGGCCATGTCATTAATGCAAAGGGAGTAATGGCCGACCCCTCTAAAATTGCTACCATGCTAGAATGGCCCGAGCCTAAGAATGTGAAGGCCCTAAGGGGATTCCTAGGGTTAACGGGTTATTATCGAAAGTTCATAAAAGGATACGGAACCATTGCAGCCCCATTGACCGAattgttaaaaaagaattcttttgaGTGGAATGGCAAGGCTAGGAAGGCCTTCGAGGAGCTGAAACAGGCTGTATCACAACCTCCCGTGTTGAGGTTACCTGATTTTAATAGTCCTTTtactattgagtgtgatgcttgtgGAGTGGGGTTGGGTGCCGTATTAATGCAAGCTGGGCAACCTATTTCCTATATGAGTAAAGGGCTTAAGGGGAAGGCCTTGTTACTGTCAACATACGAAAAGGAACTCTTGGCCTTGGTGATAGCAGTTCAAAAGTGGAGGACTTATTTGCTTGGTcaagtttttattattaaaaccgATCAAGAAGCGCTGAAATACTTGCTGGAACAAAGAATAGGGACTGAAATGCAGCAAAAATGGGTGGCCAAGTTGATGGGCTATCAATTTTCTATTGAgtataagaaaggaaaagaaaataaggtgGCGGATGCACTCTCTAGAAGAATGGAAGGCCTATGCAAGGGGGAATGTGCAGCTATACTATCTTTCCCTACCCCTTCATGGTTAGATGAGTTAAAACAAAGTTATCAAGAATCATGTGAGATGATTATGTTGCTTGATCAGCTCAAGGCAAACCTGGATGTGCCTAAGGGATATTCCTTAAGACAAGGGATTATCCTAAAAAAGGGGCGTATTGTATTACCGGAAGATTCTGATTTTAAGAAAAAGGTATTGcaatttatccataataacccACAAGCAGGCCATTCGGGATACTTGAAAACTTATAAGAAGgccaaaatggattttttttggaagggAATGAAAGGTGATATAAAGAGGCTAGTTCAAGAGTGTGACACTTGTCAGATTATGAAGCATGAGACAGTACATCCTGCGGGGTTACTCCAGCCACTTCCCATTCCCAGCCAACCCTGGACTGATATATCCCTTGATTTTGTAGAGGGGCTGCCAGTGTCAAAAGGTTTCAGTGTGATATTAGTGGTGGTGGATAGACTCACTAAGTACAGCCATTTTATACCCTTGGCTCATCCGTATACTGCCCAAGTCGTAGCAGAAGAGTTTATGAAAAACGTTTTTAAGTTACACGGGTGCCCTAGGTCTGTGGTGTCAGATAGGGACCCCATCTTTCTAAGCAACTTCTGGAAGGCTATCTTCACAGCACAAGGATCCTCACTAGACTTCAGTTCAGCTTACCACCCACAATCAGATGGCCAAACCGAAGCAGTGAATAAATGTGTAGAGACCTACCTACGTTGTTATGCTGGCTCCAAACCTAAGGTATGGGTTAATTGGCTTCCAATggctgaatggtggtataataccTCCTATCATACCGCCACTAAAATGACCCCCTACCAGGCTGTCTACGGCCAAGACCCTCCCACTCTTCTATCCTACATACCCGGCACAGTTACAAACGAAGCAGCAAATCAGTACCTCAACAAACGAGATCAAGTTCTCAATGCACTCAAGCAAAATTTAACAGAGGCCCAACAAAGGATGAAGCTTTACGCTGACAAACAAAGAACTGAGAGAGAATTCACAGAGGGAGATTGGGTTTACCTCAAGCTACAACCGTATCGCCAAAAGACCCTAGCTTTGAGGAAGAATCTGAAGCTCTCTTCGAGGTACTACGGGCCATTCCAGGTGGAAGCTAAGGTCGGATCGGTGGCTTATAGACTCAAGCTCCCCGAAAATTCCAAGATCCATCCCACATTTCACGTGTCttgcttgaagaagaaagtgggATCTCGAGTTCCCATCCTTCCGACCCTTCCTCCCACTGATTCTTTGGGGGAGATACAACCGGATCCGGAAGAAATTTTAGAAAGGAGGGTTAGAAGACAAGGGGATCGAGCAGTTACGGAAGTGCTAGTCAAATGGAGTGGTCTACCAACGGAAGAAAGCACATGGGAAGTGTTGATGAAGCTTAGGGacctttacccacaccttgtgggcaaggttctttGAAGAGGGAGGGATTGTTAAGGTCCCGTTTATGGCCGAGGCTGAGGAGACCGAAGTGACTTACGGAAGTAAAGATGGGTTCTGTCGAAGTGTTGATGAAGATAGACTTGAACTTGAAGTGTGGATAAGCTGGAACGACGTCGTGCagtgaagatgaagaatgaATCGCACCGTAggaatgtttttattaaatagtGTGGGTGCTGCGCACCGTTTTAAGTGTCGGTTAGTTAATGGGTCTGTAAAACGCAGCGTTTGGAATTGTTCCAAACGGTGCGTTCATCTATCTGTTGCTGTTTTTCATTAGTGGTCTGTCATTTACTTTCATGCAAGGAGAGGTCAAGCTAGTTTAATCTTAATTCTGTTAGGGAAATGGTTTAAGGCAGGGAAGGTAGTGGGAGGTGGTATCGAGAATATTTTCGGGAAGTTGAATTTGTGGAGGTCTGGGAGCCCTCGAAGTACTCCCGTATCAATACTATGGCCTTcggcattttatcaaacatctaGTGTTCATCACCTCCATATCATCTATTTACTACCGATTCATCCATTGTCCTATTTACATTCTGGAATCCGCAAGTTTACAGCATAATATCGAGCATACAAATAAGTCTATATATTATCCATTTATCCATACACGTCCGCAGCATTATTTCTCTCCATATACCATTCATCTTAGCATCAGAGCCAATATTGGGTTCTTAACAAAATTTGACTCTAGAAATTCTAGTTCACCAAGTCGAAGCTCTGGTTCAACAGGTATACAAGATGCTCTACACAAGGTAAAATAGTCCGCTCAAAGAGAGCTCTAAGTTTCAAGAATTTTAACACTAGAAAGAAAGAACTCAGCCCCAAACCAATGCACTCCTCGCAAAAACTCAAACCCATCTACGAACTGGATCCTTCCGCTCCTGGGACAATTCCTTCCTACAACTTACACCGGCGGACCTGCAAAGATGCAATGACGTAATTCTCTCTTACCAACCCATAAGAAAACCCATTGAGCAGCTTGGGGTAAGTATATAGCATGATCCCTCCCCTACTGCTTGGTGCTTTTGCCCTGCAATGCAAGTTTTTCTGCAACTTGTTCTTCTGACAATGGTAAATAGTAGATCCGAGGCGTCGCTTTGGTTTTTCGAAAGAGATCATCTAAAGTGACAACAGGAGGGTCAAGTTTCTCCGGAAGAGGAGGTGGGGGTGGAAGATGAACCCGCTCTCTTGACTGCAGTGGGTTAGACAAAGGTGGCGGTGGAGGGAGAGGAGGTGGGGGTGGAAGCTGTAGCCTGTGTTGATCAGAGGGCTGCGGCTGTGGGGTTGGAGGGGCTGGAGGAATAGTAGGACCAGCACTGGCAGGTGCAGCCAAAGTTTGAGGAGCCTCCACCCGCATTTTCACTTCCTGAGGATCAACAAACTCGGCCAATAAGAGGCGCCCACCCTTTGGAGGCCACTGTAAGTTACACACGGCATTCCTTGTCTCTATGGCTTCTTCTACCGATGAGTACTGCATCGCAAAAGTTATCAGAATAAAGGCATTAGAACAATTGATATGCATGGATGCATAAACCACAACAAACTTGATGGACCAGAAGGCGGTCTCCTTTTGAAGGGAGTTTTCACATTCATGTGACGTAGAGATCCTATGACACTAAAAGGACTGGCCATTGTATCCTAGCATGCCCCTCCCATTTGGAAGACAATCAAGGGAGCGTTTTCAAGTGGGGAAAGACCACCCCATGTTCGTGGCCTGCTGCCACCCTATGATATGTGTGCTCGCTCTTGTAAACAAACACCTGCTAAATTATAAGAAGCCGAAAGGAAGCGATGCAATCTTACAGTGACATAGCAGTGCGTCTTGATGTGATCCATCCAGAAACTAGCAACACTTCCAGTTTTGTCGAGAAGTTCTTGCACTGCTTTCAAAGTAAAGGGCCGCAGAAATCGATCAATTCTAAGCGAATTAGTTGGAGCTTTTTGAGATGGTGGAACTGCCCACATATAGAAGGAAgaacattttaatataaatcaaCTACTGCTGGAAATTTCAATATTCATTCAGAAAACATCAATAACTCACCAACACGTTCCTTGGGTGTATTATCACTATTTGTGGAGTCTGATCTAGAGAAACTACGTTTCAAACCAGTAGACCGGAAAGTGTCCTTGGGAGTAGTCTGGAAAGTGTCCTTGGGTATAGTGGTGGGTGTAGAATTAGTGCTATGAGGCTCTGGAACTTTGAGGCCATCAGAGTTCCACCTGCGTTGCCTCTTAATTGGCTCATTATTTGCTACTTGATCTGTAAAGACAGCTAATAATATAAAGAGACACAAGATCATTTACTTCAAATGTTCAAAATTTGCAAATAGTTCAATATTCAGAACTGAACATTTTAATTCCttctaaattatatattgaagaaaAGCAATGCCAACATACCATGAAAATTACTATTTCCATCAAGTTATGGCATCTCATAATTATATGCCCAAACAGGATTTTTATGGGTTTATCCACACAAGCTCTTTCTTCAGAATTatcagaaaatgaaaaacttaCACACAAGTTCAAATGACGAAGAATACAGTATAGATACATTTcacagaaaagaaaatcatagcATGAAAGTTTCAGATAGAAAATTGTACAtctaaaaaaatgagaatttagGCAGCAGACTAACAGTAACAGATATAAAGGTAAAGTATTGGGGGTCAAGGGCAAATCTTGCCGAACCACATTTTGggataatattttctttcccaGAATTACATTCTGGACTCTTTaacattgaaaatgaaattgaaaaactgCAGAATGAATTTTTCTAGGACGGATATGTTAAGAGGAAAGAAGGATCTCTATATTAATGCTAGTCATCCTAGCCCAAATGCTGCCCTTGGCCAGATTATAGTGATCACAGTTTCCAAATAATGAATAGAGCTTTGTATTCAATAGAAGAATACGTCactcaaaattcaaaacctatGTCAAGCCTGCCATATCACATTAGATATACAGTgggaaataaatgataaattcaCATCTGGAAGTCACAGCAATAGCAGGGTGAAAACTAAACTCTTTTCCCCGCACCTATCATGTTTTGAAGACATTTTTTCCATAAGCATCTTCTGAAGATGTTAAATATCTCCCGGTTAAAGTCTTGAGTTCATAGATCAGATACAAAAAAAGTTAACTCAAGTTTCTCTTTTCTCCTAATtgctcagtttttttttattggcaccaggtgtccggaacaaagtcccgactaatcccagtgtacctcgggtaattcaaagGAAAATTCTCCTTGTCCGATGGTCCCAAAAAATTGTTTGCACAAAAGTGTTCAAACCTTAGACAAGGAGGAAgtataccaccaagaccaaggctcttaccactTGATCCAACTCCTAGGGGTTCTAATTACTCAAATTTTAGTCTCTCCCAATAACAAATTGATTTTGTGATTCTCAAACTGCCAGCTTCTTCAACCATCAACCAAGTAATCCCCTGGGTAACAGAGTTCAGAATTTGTGCCTGTGCCTTTTTCAGACATGAAATTACTCATATGCTACAAATAAGAGAGATcacaaatgcttttttttttttaacaagtgaAGAGATCACAAATGTTTTgcataaagaaaggaaaaataactaaaaaaatgaatgtgataaacaaaaaagaagaagaatatgaacACATCATTTTGGCAGCAGAACCATATAAGACTTCAAACCTTAACAAACCAAAAGAATACGTTAGAACATAaaactttaacaaaaataagaaagaccCTCAGGATACAAGTCTTACCattaagttttcttttctcaGCAGATGCAGCTGGAcaattctcattctctccacTTTTCTCGCTctccttttcaactttttcagaATTATTCTTCCAATCAATTGGTTTAGTCTCCAGAACATCCTCTTCCATGGAATCATCACCAAAACTCCGGTCTAAATTCAACTTTTCAGAAAACCCTACATCTGTACTATCAATTTTCTTACTTATTTCTGCATTTGTAGCATTGTTGTCATCTTTCCCTCCATTAGATGACTTGTTCTCATGTGGCTCTCCAACATCCATTGGATATGATTCACCACCAACTGGGACAACACTGCTGGAAGATGGTTCCACCATCTCAGGCTTAACAATATCTAGTTCTAATTTGACATGATCAGTAATTACATTATCCTTTAGTTCAATCTTTTCATTAATTGACACAGAATCAGTAGAAATAGAATCGGATTTTACTTGAGACCCTAAAATAGGGCTGACCTCAGATACCTGGTTGTCTGGAGTAGAACAGTTGAGCATGACATCCCCGGATGGAAGCTTTAAACCTTCATTCTCAAGCTGGAGCTTTGAATCCTCATTCTCAAGCTGGGGCATTGAATCCTCATTCTCATGCTTGGGATTTGAATCTTCATTCTCCAGCCGGGGCTTCAAGTCCTCATTCTCCAGCTGGGGCTTTAAGTCCTCATTGGCTAGCCGGGGATTTGAATACTCATTATCCAGCTGGGGCTTTGAGTTTCTGTTCTCCTTTTGAGTTTCAGTGTTCTCCATATCTTGCCCACTAAATGCTACCTCAGAGACCACAATCTCAGGTACTTTAGTGCTACTTTCAAAGGCAGCTGTATGAACAAGCAGCTCCCCTTCCACCCTAGCAGAATCAGTAGCACCAAGTAAGCCGTGTTCCTCAACTTTTTCTTGCTCAAAGGTTTCCACACTGTCATTAATGTCAACTTGAACCGCAACATTATCTGGTTTATTGTTCTTGTTACCACAATGAGTTGCAACATAGTTAGCTGTTTCTGCAGCAACTACTATTGTCTGTGCACCTTTTGCAACAACAGCATGTTGCGATCCACAATTAAGATCATTATCCACAGCCTTTTTAACATTTTCCATATCAGTGTGAATAGCGTCATCCAGACGTTCGATCAAATCATCCTTCAAACCCTTGGTTGTCAATTTCCTTCTCTTAAGCTCCTCTTTCAGCTCCATAACCTTCCACTGATCAATTGGTTGATTGCCAAGAATTGGATAGATTGATGACATATTTTCCAACTAAAAGTCACCTTCACAACCACGACTAAAATATTAGAATTGATACCCAAATTGGCCACTAAAAGAGAACACCAAAACCAAATTAAACTTCAGAGAAACATACAAAAAGAGGTAGAATCCAACCAGTACTAAACACGGAATGGTGAACTGAAGGCAAAAGTGATATAAAAATGAAGctttatgtcatttgaaaataaaatcataaccTGGGAACCAATATGGGCTGCAGAGATGATACATGATTTTGAAAGCAACCAAACAAACATGTAGAGGTAAAGGAAATAATACAGCAGAAATATCGTATAAGACAAGCTTGCAATCccataagaaattaaattttgtccGTAGGAAGATCTTAATAGATATCGTTCcgcaaaaatatataatatatgcacaAGTTCTTAATAGCGTAAGAGCAATGCATCATGTATGTCTCACATGGACGTTTGAGAAACCAAGTTAAACAAACAGGCAACCAAAAGATAAACCATTATACTGATAAGATGCCATgcaatattataaaacaaatggcaataaaataaacaagcaGAACAAAACTTAGAGGCCAAGCCTTAACTTTCAACAGTATACACAAACATCATGCtcctttttttccaaaaaaaaaaaagggacccGACGAAAAGGtcacaagaaaaaagaaagaaagtggtACGTGTAAAGTTCTAATTCTTCATGAACCATGTTACGTTATTATCCCATATTCAAAAAAGAGACTAGAAAAAGAAGTATAAATATATCCCACGCAAAGAACCAAGACTCTTTTTTTCAGATCAGTAAGaacaagattttattaatagaaaacaataagaaaaaaactcCGAGTGTCTTAACAAATTAAACCATTAGTTCGAGAAAACAGAGCCCCCCAAAAAATTATCCAACGATGCAGCATCATGCAACAAAATCAAGCCagcacacaaaaataaaagtacaGAGCCCAGGAACATTCCTCACCGTAAATATgctccattaaaaaaaagaaaagaaacataagtAAAGCAGAACGAAAGAGATAAGCATCGAAAAACCCCTAATTAATTCATGCAAAACACGCCAATAAACGAACACAGTGATTAAGaacttaactaaaaaataaaagccatTGATGGAAAAGGGGGAAATCACTCACAGGAATAGTCGGTTCACGGAGCGGAAACACACGAAAGCGTGACCTTCGGTTAGGAAAAGGAGATGATATGCTAAAACCCCATTCACAACACAAAGCCCACACATTTGAGAAAGTAGACGAAGTAAGCCATTACCCACCCACAGGGAAGCGAAAAGGGAGACGCTGAATCTCGTTAAAGCTTAACTCTGCCACAGGCCCACAACCGTTTCGTTTCAATTTCCTGAAACAAAACAAGAACGACAAGAAAAGCAGAAACAAAAGCAGAATGCGTTTGGATTATGAATACTAATGAGTTAAATAGTGAATAACGTttggatgatgaatagtaatgagttaaatagtgaataaaattatatggacttatctaaattgagtttaaagtgtgtttggatattaagatgagtttaatatcttttatgaaaagttgaaaaatgtgagtCTCACGTACAAAGatgtgttaaattaaaaaaaatttgtggatTCTACATGTAAGGAGGTTTttagttgagataagtttaataatttaggctgcgtttggatgttgaactgagttgagttaagatgataaaatattgttaaaaatattattttttgatattattattattttgagatttgaaaaagttgaattgtttattatattttgtattgggatttgaaaaagttgtaattatgaattgagatgagttagatgAGTTTGCTTACCAAACGAAACCGAGTtgggtatttagatgttagagttagtttaaaattaaactaa containing:
- the LOC109010171 gene encoding apoptotic chromatin condensation inducer in the nucleus-like isoform X1 encodes the protein MSSIYPILGNQPIDQWKVMELKEELKRRKLTTKGLKDDLIERLDDAIHTDMENVKKAVDNDLNCGSQHAVVAKGAQTIVVAAETANYVATHCGNKNNKPDNVAVQVDINDSVETFEQEKVEEHGLLGATDSARVEGELLVHTAAFESSTKVPEIVVSEVAFSGQDMENTETQKENRNSKPQLDNEYSNPRLANEDLKPQLENEDLKPRLENEDSNPKHENEDSMPQLENEDSKLQLENEGLKLPSGDVMLNCSTPDNQVSEVSPILGSQVKSDSISTDSVSINEKIELKDNVITDHVKLELDIVKPEMVEPSSSSVVPVGGESYPMDVGEPHENKSSNGGKDDNNATNAEISKKIDSTDVGFSEKLNLDRSFGDDSMEEDVLETKPIDWKNNSEKVEKESEKSGENENCPAASAEKRKLNAVFTDQVANNEPIKRQRRWNSDGLKVPEPHSTNSTPTTIPKDTFQTTPKDTFRSTGLKRSFSRSDSTNSDNTPKERVVPPSQKAPTNSLRIDRFLRPFTLKAVQELLDKTGSVASFWMDHIKTHCYVTYSSVEEAIETRNAVCNLQWPPKGGRLLLAEFVDPQEVKMRVEAPQTLAAPASAGPTIPPAPPTPQPQPSDQHRLQLPPPPPLPPPPPLSNPLQSRERVHLPPPPPLPEKLDPPVVTLDDLFRKTKATPRIYYLPLSEEQVAEKLALQGKSTKQ
- the LOC109010171 gene encoding apoptotic chromatin condensation inducer in the nucleus-like isoform X2, producing the protein MSSIYPILGNQPIDQWKVMELKEELKRRKLTTKGLKDDLIERLDDAIHTDMENVKKAVDNDLNCGSQHAVVAKGAQTIVVAAETANYVATHCGNKNNKPDNVAVQVDINDSVETFEQEKVEEHGLLGATDSARVEGELLVHTAAFESSTKVPEIVVSEVAFSGQDMENTETQKENRNSKPQLDNEYSNPRLANEDLKPQLENEDLKPRLENEDSNPKHENEDSMPQLENEDSKLQLENEGLKLPSGDVMLNCSTPDNQVSEVSPILGSQVKSDSISTDSVSINEKIELKDNVITDHVKLELDIVKPEMVEPSSSSVVPVGGESYPMDVGEPHENKSSNGGKDDNNATNAEISKKIDSTDVGFSEKLNLDRSFGDDSMEEDVLETKPIDWKNNSEKVEKESEKSGENENCPAASAEKRKLNDQVANNEPIKRQRRWNSDGLKVPEPHSTNSTPTTIPKDTFQTTPKDTFRSTGLKRSFSRSDSTNSDNTPKERVVPPSQKAPTNSLRIDRFLRPFTLKAVQELLDKTGSVASFWMDHIKTHCYVTYSSVEEAIETRNAVCNLQWPPKGGRLLLAEFVDPQEVKMRVEAPQTLAAPASAGPTIPPAPPTPQPQPSDQHRLQLPPPPPLPPPPPLSNPLQSRERVHLPPPPPLPEKLDPPVVTLDDLFRKTKATPRIYYLPLSEEQVAEKLALQGKSTKQ